Proteins encoded by one window of Acidobacteriota bacterium:
- a CDS encoding NADP-specific glutamate dehydrogenase: MHRTPGVHERLEKFMTGLIRRNPGEPEFHQAVREVAECVMPFVAAHPEYGEARILERLTEPDRIITFRVTWQDDDGGIRAARAWRVQFSNAIGPYKGGLRFHPTVTQSVLKFLGFEQILKNSLTGLPMGGAKGGSNFSPRGRSANEVMRFCHAMMRELHRHIGEDTDVPAGDIGVGTREIGFLFGQYMRLANRFTGVLTGKGLAFGGSLVRTEATGYGAVYFLQNMLATRGDGIAGKTAVVSGSGNVALYAIEKLNELGATVVAASDSNGFIHDPHGIDAERLAWLKELKEVRRGRVREYAEHFGCDYREKERPWRVPCQLAVPCATQNELDADDAEALLGNGLVAVSEGANMPSTLGAVRAFLGRKILFGPAKAANAGGVAVSGLEQSQNALRISWSREEVDRQLQTIMHDIHEKCRAEGTDPDGFVNYVRGANIAGFRKVADALLAYGVV, translated from the coding sequence ATGCACCGGACCCCGGGTGTCCACGAACGGCTGGAGAAGTTCATGACCGGTCTCATCCGGCGCAATCCGGGCGAGCCCGAGTTTCACCAGGCGGTTCGCGAGGTCGCCGAGTGCGTCATGCCGTTCGTGGCGGCGCACCCCGAGTACGGGGAGGCCCGCATCCTGGAACGGCTCACCGAGCCCGACCGGATCATCACCTTCCGGGTGACGTGGCAGGACGACGACGGCGGCATCCGCGCGGCCCGCGCCTGGCGCGTGCAATTCAGCAACGCCATCGGCCCCTACAAGGGCGGCCTCCGCTTCCACCCCACGGTGACGCAGAGCGTGCTGAAGTTCCTCGGCTTCGAGCAGATCCTCAAGAACAGCCTCACCGGCCTGCCGATGGGGGGCGCCAAGGGCGGCTCCAACTTCAGCCCGCGGGGCCGCAGCGCCAACGAGGTGATGCGGTTCTGCCACGCCATGATGCGCGAGCTGCACCGTCACATCGGCGAGGACACCGACGTGCCGGCAGGCGACATCGGCGTCGGCACCCGCGAGATCGGGTTCCTGTTCGGGCAGTACATGCGCCTCGCCAACCGCTTCACCGGGGTGCTGACCGGGAAGGGCCTGGCTTTCGGCGGCAGCCTGGTGCGGACCGAGGCGACCGGCTACGGCGCGGTCTATTTCCTGCAGAACATGCTGGCGACCCGCGGCGACGGGATCGCCGGCAAGACGGCGGTCGTCTCGGGCTCGGGCAACGTCGCGCTCTACGCCATCGAGAAGCTGAACGAGCTGGGCGCCACCGTCGTCGCCGCCTCCGATTCGAACGGCTTCATTCACGATCCGCACGGCATCGACGCCGAGCGGCTGGCCTGGCTGAAGGAGCTGAAGGAAGTGCGCCGGGGACGCGTACGCGAGTACGCCGAGCACTTCGGCTGCGACTACCGCGAGAAGGAACGGCCGTGGCGCGTCCCCTGTCAGCTCGCCGTGCCCTGCGCCACGCAGAACGAGCTGGACGCCGACGACGCGGAAGCCCTCCTCGGCAACGGGCTGGTGGCCGTGTCGGAGGGCGCCAACATGCCCTCGACGCTCGGCGCGGTCCGCGCCTTCCTCGGCCGGAAGATCCTGTTCGGCCCCGCCAAGGCGGCCAACGCCGGCGGCGTCGCGGTCTCGGGCCTCGAGCAGAGCCAGAACGCCCTGCGAATCTCCTGGTCGAGAGAGGAGGTCGACCGGCAGCTACAGACCATCATGCACGACATCCACGAGAAGTGCCGCGCGGAAGGAACCGACCCGGACGGGTTCGTCAACTACGTGCGCGGCGCCAACATCGCCGGCTTCCGGAAGGTCGCCGACGCGTTGCTCGCCTACGGCGTCGTGTAG
- a CDS encoding aldo/keto reductase, translating into MQYRRLGATGVYVSELCLGAMTFGTQWEMIGALGQSEADALVGRSLDAGVNFFDTADVYSTGDSEEILGRALAGRRRDVVIATKVRGRMGPGPNEVGLSRLHIIDACEASLKRLGTDYIDLYQIHRADPETAIDETLGALTDLVRAGKVRYIGCSNLEAWELMKALGVAERRGFERFQCTQSYYALAGRDIERDTIPLIRDQGLGLLVWSPLAGGFLSGKFTREGARDGDARRVAFDFPPLDKERAFDILDVMRPIADAHGASVAQVALAWLLAQDAVTSVIIGAKRMDQLVDNLGAVELTLTDDEVERLDDASATPAPYPAWMLALGDDRLPGTSRDLAALLKKPRGN; encoded by the coding sequence ATGCAATACCGGCGATTGGGCGCAACAGGGGTGTACGTCTCGGAACTCTGCCTGGGGGCGATGACCTTCGGCACCCAGTGGGAGATGATCGGCGCGCTCGGCCAGTCGGAGGCCGACGCGCTCGTCGGCCGCTCGCTTGACGCCGGCGTCAACTTCTTCGACACCGCGGACGTCTACTCCACCGGCGACTCCGAGGAGATCCTCGGCCGCGCCCTGGCCGGGCGCCGCCGCGACGTCGTCATCGCGACCAAGGTGCGCGGCCGCATGGGTCCGGGGCCGAACGAAGTCGGCCTCTCCCGGCTGCACATCATCGACGCCTGCGAGGCGAGCCTGAAGCGGCTCGGCACCGACTACATCGACCTCTACCAGATCCACCGCGCCGACCCCGAGACCGCCATCGACGAGACGCTGGGCGCGCTGACCGACCTGGTCCGCGCCGGCAAGGTGCGCTACATCGGCTGCTCGAACCTGGAGGCGTGGGAGCTGATGAAGGCGCTCGGCGTGGCGGAGCGGCGGGGCTTCGAGCGCTTCCAGTGCACGCAGTCCTACTACGCGCTGGCGGGACGCGACATCGAGCGGGACACGATTCCGCTCATCCGGGACCAGGGGCTGGGCCTGCTCGTCTGGAGCCCTCTGGCCGGCGGGTTTCTGTCCGGGAAGTTCACCCGCGAGGGCGCGCGCGACGGCGACGCGCGACGCGTCGCATTCGACTTCCCGCCCCTGGACAAGGAGAGAGCGTTCGACATCCTCGACGTCATGCGGCCCATCGCCGACGCGCACGGCGCATCCGTAGCGCAGGTGGCGCTGGCCTGGCTGCTGGCGCAGGACGCGGTCACGAGCGTCATCATCGGCGCCAAGCGGATGGATCAGCTCGTGGACAATCTGGGCGCGGTGGAGCTGACCCTCACCGACGACGAGGTCGAACGGCTCGACGACGCAAGCGCGACGCCGGCGCCGTACCCCGCCTGGATGCTGGCGCTGGGCGACGACCGCCTGCCGGGCACGTCACGGGACCTGGCCGCGCTCCTCAAGAAGCCGCGCGGCAACTGA
- the gltX gene encoding glutamate--tRNA ligase — MPVRTRFAPSPTGYLHIGGVRTALFNWLFARRHGGRFILRIDDTDRERNVEAALRPILDGFRWLGIDWDEGPEVGGPYAPYYQSQRTDRYRAAVSELLDRGLAYRDYATAEETTAEREAAQREKRRFIYSRRWMVETDADAARFEGEGRTAVVRLKMPRDGACRFDDLVRGPVAFDWALEQDHVIQRADGSHLYHLASAVDDHDFDISHVIRAEEHLSNTPRQVFIADGLGYDRPRYAHLPYVAAPGGSEKLSKRKLGKYLSQPEFKKMHDHGAGILAALGGNVVPETFNPVLVEFYRDVGYRPDALVNYLLLLGWSLDDRTEDFTRDEMIEHFSLERVNRSAASFDPQKMMAFEERRMNALSVAAKVEAVSPYLARLGLLGAEPTEAERERIGAVVGAADDRIKVAGDIVRYTEFFQGDADFAYDEKAFRKRIGAPDAADRLRRFRPVLEAVDPFDAATLDAALHRFVEAEEIKIGQIIHALRVAATGKGVGFGLFEALEILGRAACLARIDRALAAAEAQSGAD, encoded by the coding sequence ATGCCCGTTCGCACCCGTTTCGCTCCGAGCCCGACCGGCTATCTCCACATCGGTGGCGTCCGCACGGCGCTGTTCAACTGGCTGTTCGCGCGCCGTCACGGGGGGCGGTTCATCCTGCGCATCGACGACACCGACCGGGAGCGCAACGTCGAGGCGGCCCTGCGGCCGATCCTCGACGGCTTCCGCTGGTTGGGCATCGACTGGGACGAGGGGCCGGAGGTGGGCGGCCCGTACGCGCCGTACTACCAGTCGCAACGGACCGATCGCTACCGGGCCGCGGTGTCGGAACTGCTCGACCGGGGGCTCGCGTACCGCGACTACGCCACGGCGGAAGAGACGACGGCCGAGCGCGAGGCGGCGCAGCGCGAGAAGCGGCGATTCATCTACAGCCGGCGCTGGATGGTGGAGACCGACGCCGACGCGGCGCGCTTCGAGGGCGAGGGACGCACCGCCGTCGTCCGCCTGAAGATGCCGCGCGACGGCGCCTGCCGCTTCGACGATCTGGTGCGGGGGCCGGTCGCCTTCGACTGGGCGCTCGAGCAGGACCACGTCATCCAGCGGGCCGACGGCAGCCATCTCTACCACCTGGCCAGCGCGGTCGACGACCACGACTTCGACATCTCGCACGTCATCCGCGCGGAGGAGCACCTGTCGAACACGCCGCGGCAGGTCTTCATCGCCGACGGGCTCGGCTACGACCGGCCGCGCTACGCGCACCTGCCCTACGTGGCGGCGCCGGGCGGCAGCGAGAAGCTGAGCAAGCGGAAGCTCGGCAAGTACCTGTCACAGCCCGAGTTCAAGAAGATGCACGACCACGGCGCCGGCATCCTGGCCGCGCTCGGCGGGAATGTCGTGCCGGAGACCTTCAACCCGGTGCTCGTGGAGTTCTACCGCGACGTCGGCTACCGGCCGGACGCGCTCGTCAACTACCTGCTGCTGCTCGGCTGGTCGCTCGACGACCGCACCGAGGACTTCACGCGCGACGAGATGATCGAGCACTTCTCTCTGGAGCGGGTGAACCGGTCCGCCGCGAGCTTCGACCCGCAGAAGATGATGGCGTTCGAGGAGCGCCGGATGAACGCGCTTTCGGTGGCTGCGAAGGTCGAGGCCGTCTCTCCGTACCTCGCGCGGCTCGGCCTCCTGGGGGCGGAGCCGACCGAGGCGGAGCGGGAGCGCATCGGAGCGGTGGTCGGCGCGGCGGACGACCGGATCAAGGTGGCGGGCGACATCGTGCGCTACACCGAGTTCTTCCAGGGCGACGCGGATTTCGCCTACGACGAGAAGGCGTTCCGCAAGCGCATCGGCGCGCCGGATGCCGCGGACCGGCTGCGGCGGTTCCGCCCGGTGCTGGAGGCGGTCGATCCCTTCGATGCCGCGACGCTCGACGCCGCGCTGCACCGGTTCGTCGAGGCGGAGGAGATCAAGATCGGACAGATCATCCATGCCTTACGGGTCGCGGCGACCGGCAAGGGCGTCGGGTTCGGCCTGTTCGAGGCACTGGAGATTCTCGGCCGCGCGGCGTGTCTCGCTAGAATTGACCGGGCCCTGGCCGCCGCGGAGGCGCAGTCGGGCGCTGACTGA
- a CDS encoding glutamine--tRNA ligase/YqeY domain fusion protein, with protein sequence MSEDTRVSMPETETAGLDFIREIVTADKAAGRRGGRVHTRFPPEPNGYLHIGHAKSICLNFGIAQEFGGLCNLRMDDTNPETEDEEFVRAIEQDVRWLGFDWEDRSCYASDYFERLHACAVSLIRKGLAYVDDLQGEEVSRYRGRWDEPGRDSPYRDRPVEENLDLFARMRAGEFADGARTLRAKIDMAAPNMNMRDPTIYRIRRSPHYRQGDDWIIYPTYDFTHPLSDAFERITHSLCTLEFEDHRPLYDWYLQALDFEDPPRQIEFARLNLTHTVLSKRKLLELVEGKHVDGWDDPRMPTLTGMRRRGYPPAAIRDFCGRIGIAKANSVVQMAQLEDAVRQELNRTAPRVMAVNLPLKVVIENYPEDRVEELEAINNPEDPSAGTRKVPFSRELYIEEADFQENPPRKFFRLAPGREVRLRYAYFLTCRDVIKDGDGKVVELRCTYDPETRGGYAPDGRKVRGTIHWVSARHALPAKVRLYEHLFGVEHPEDVPEGTDYKDGLQVFETREKSRVEPSLAGAVPGAVYQFERRGYFCVDPDSTGGDLVFNRTVGLRDTWVKILKKQGKR encoded by the coding sequence ATGAGCGAGGACACACGCGTGAGCATGCCCGAGACCGAAACCGCCGGACTCGACTTCATTCGGGAAATCGTCACTGCCGACAAGGCCGCCGGCCGTCGCGGCGGGCGGGTCCACACCCGGTTTCCGCCCGAGCCGAACGGCTACCTGCACATCGGCCACGCGAAGTCGATCTGCCTGAACTTCGGCATCGCGCAGGAGTTCGGCGGCCTCTGCAACCTGCGCATGGACGACACGAACCCGGAGACGGAGGACGAGGAGTTCGTGCGCGCGATCGAGCAGGACGTCCGCTGGCTCGGCTTCGACTGGGAGGACCGCTCCTGCTACGCGTCCGACTACTTCGAGCGGCTCCACGCGTGCGCGGTCTCGCTGATCCGCAAGGGGCTGGCCTACGTCGACGACCTGCAGGGCGAGGAGGTGAGCCGCTACCGCGGACGGTGGGACGAGCCGGGGCGCGACAGCCCGTACCGCGACCGGCCGGTGGAGGAGAACCTGGACCTGTTCGCCCGGATGCGGGCGGGCGAGTTCGCCGACGGCGCGCGGACGCTGCGGGCGAAGATCGACATGGCGGCGCCCAACATGAACATGCGCGATCCGACGATCTATCGGATCCGCCGCAGCCCCCACTACCGGCAGGGCGACGACTGGATCATCTATCCGACCTACGACTTCACGCACCCGCTGTCGGACGCCTTCGAGCGGATCACGCATTCGCTCTGCACGCTGGAGTTCGAGGACCACCGGCCGCTCTACGACTGGTACCTGCAGGCGCTCGACTTCGAGGACCCGCCGCGGCAGATCGAGTTCGCCCGGCTCAACCTGACGCACACCGTGCTCAGCAAGCGGAAGCTGCTGGAGCTGGTGGAGGGGAAGCACGTCGACGGCTGGGACGATCCGCGGATGCCGACGTTGACCGGCATGCGGCGGCGTGGCTATCCGCCCGCCGCCATTCGCGACTTCTGCGGGCGAATCGGGATCGCCAAGGCCAACAGCGTCGTGCAGATGGCACAGCTCGAGGATGCGGTCAGGCAGGAACTCAACCGAACAGCCCCTCGCGTAATGGCGGTCAACCTACCGCTGAAGGTGGTCATCGAGAACTACCCGGAAGACCGCGTTGAAGAGCTCGAAGCGATAAACAACCCGGAGGACCCCAGTGCCGGCACGCGCAAGGTGCCGTTCTCGCGAGAGCTGTACATCGAGGAAGCGGACTTTCAGGAGAACCCGCCGAGGAAGTTCTTCCGCCTCGCGCCGGGGCGGGAGGTTCGTCTCCGCTACGCCTACTTCCTGACCTGTCGCGACGTGATCAAGGACGGTGACGGAAAGGTGGTCGAGCTGCGCTGCACTTACGATCCGGAGACCCGAGGCGGGTATGCGCCCGACGGCCGAAAGGTGCGCGGCACGATTCACTGGGTGTCGGCCCGGCATGCTCTTCCGGCCAAGGTGCGTCTCTACGAGCACCTGTTCGGTGTGGAGCATCCCGAAGACGTTCCCGAGGGGACGGACTACAAGGACGGCCTCCAAGTGTTCGAGACACGCGAGAAGAGCCGCGTCGAACCGAGCCTGGCCGGTGCGGTCCCGGGTGCGGTCTACCAGTTCGAGCGCCGGGGGTACTTCTGCGTCGATCCGGACTCGACGGGCGGAGATCTGGTCTTCAATCGGACGGTCGGGTTGCGGGACACGTGGGTGAAGATCCTGAAGAAGCAGGGCAAGCGGTAG
- a CDS encoding efflux RND transporter permease subunit, whose product MIPAPRRRTEGVMPMSTTDVERNAQLGAAGKTGLIGYFAGNPVAANLLMVVLVVGGIASGFRLAVQNYPAIDLRTASVTVRAPGSSPQEVEQDVNLRIEQAVIGLAGVERVVATAAEGRGRVRIEVATFADAGAVLSDVRNAVGAIENFPPMNAEPPEIRLERLAIEAMTLAVSSSLVGEDALRLAAEEVRSELLELPSVSQVTLRGTRDREIAIELSEEDLRRNDLSLAEVSRAVQRASLNLTFGELRTESGGVVLHTVAKRSIGEEFEGIPLITRLNGTIVTLGDVAEIRDEFVDDDVVAEVDGTPAVFVRVDATERQSIADMVADIRSWLADYDAPQGIHVGVWNDLAQPAIERLSSVARNGLAGAILVFALLLLVFDLRAAAWITAGIPLAFIGSLMFFGPANLTLNIGTLVGFFLMVGLVVDDALVVGESIAAERHNGKRGAEAAAAGVRAVAGPITIGACTTLLAFVPFLFVTTAAMQLVNVFPYVALFVLAVSLIEAFFILPAHLSHEGRWSMEPLRTLQDRVCVWIDAIRDRTVVPAVSWSVRHISSTLAAGAALVLFSVSLLLSEAVRVIIFDAEMGPPGSVQVDLHLPAGTPFETTLAAAEQVADAAYAINEQLPGESINGVSVLAGNALASRTGTDESNRSHMAGVRLHLNERPTRQASPVEIERAWRLNIGALPDPERMVFQTTQIRIGPTVAYALKHDDAETLGRAAAELRSFLATVPGVYGIADSLSRGKRHIEIELTPAGEAAGLTPAAIGMQLRANFHGVEVQRIQRGHEELKVMVRYPRERRRNLRELTGERVRRAGGGEVPLSMVANLTENRQQATLMRIDGNRAATVEARADAAVITPIQARRTVEREIVPALLAQYPGLTIEPEGGVRNERGMLETLGLLVPVVLIAMYALMAAFLRSYWKPLVAVAGFPVSFAGAILAHWALGWDLSAMSILGLIAVFGVVVNDALVLLDRYNVIRRENDMLPAIAAAAAAARHRFRAVFLTSATTILGLSPLLYERSDDLIFLVPFVVSMVGGLVLSGAFILFILPTLVMMAEGARE is encoded by the coding sequence ATGATACCGGCTCCTCGCCGACGAACCGAGGGAGTGATGCCCATGAGCACCACCGACGTCGAACGGAACGCGCAGTTGGGAGCCGCCGGGAAGACCGGGTTGATCGGCTACTTCGCGGGGAATCCCGTCGCCGCCAATCTTCTCATGGTAGTCCTCGTCGTCGGGGGAATCGCGTCCGGGTTCCGTCTCGCCGTGCAGAACTATCCGGCAATCGATCTGCGAACCGCCAGCGTGACCGTGCGCGCGCCCGGCTCGTCGCCGCAGGAGGTGGAGCAGGACGTCAATCTGCGCATCGAGCAGGCCGTCATCGGTCTCGCCGGCGTCGAGCGGGTCGTGGCCACCGCCGCCGAGGGCCGCGGGCGGGTACGGATCGAGGTGGCCACCTTCGCGGACGCCGGCGCCGTTCTGAGCGACGTGCGCAACGCGGTGGGCGCCATAGAGAACTTCCCGCCGATGAACGCGGAGCCGCCCGAGATAAGGCTGGAGCGGTTGGCCATCGAGGCGATGACCTTGGCGGTCTCGTCGTCGCTGGTGGGCGAGGACGCGTTGCGGCTCGCGGCCGAGGAAGTGCGCAGCGAGCTGCTGGAGCTGCCCTCCGTCTCGCAGGTGACGCTCAGGGGGACGCGCGACCGCGAGATAGCAATCGAGCTGAGCGAGGAGGATCTGCGCCGCAACGATCTGTCCCTCGCCGAGGTATCGAGGGCGGTGCAAAGGGCCTCGCTCAACCTCACGTTCGGAGAGTTGCGCACCGAGTCCGGCGGCGTCGTCCTGCACACCGTCGCCAAGCGCAGCATCGGCGAGGAGTTCGAAGGCATTCCGCTCATCACGCGGCTGAACGGGACCATCGTGACGCTGGGCGACGTCGCGGAGATCCGCGACGAGTTCGTCGACGACGACGTCGTCGCCGAGGTCGACGGCACACCCGCGGTGTTCGTGCGCGTCGACGCCACCGAGCGGCAGTCGATCGCGGACATGGTCGCCGACATCAGAAGCTGGCTGGCAGACTACGATGCTCCGCAGGGCATTCACGTCGGCGTCTGGAACGATCTGGCGCAGCCGGCCATCGAGCGGTTGTCGTCCGTCGCGCGCAACGGGCTGGCCGGCGCGATACTGGTCTTCGCCCTGCTGTTGCTGGTGTTCGACCTGCGCGCCGCGGCGTGGATTACGGCCGGCATCCCGTTGGCCTTCATCGGCTCGTTGATGTTCTTCGGTCCAGCCAACCTGACCCTGAACATAGGAACGCTGGTCGGCTTCTTCCTGATGGTGGGCCTCGTGGTCGACGACGCCTTGGTGGTCGGCGAGAGCATCGCCGCCGAACGCCACAACGGCAAACGCGGGGCGGAGGCGGCCGCGGCAGGCGTCAGGGCAGTCGCGGGTCCGATCACCATCGGCGCCTGCACCACGCTCCTGGCGTTCGTGCCGTTCCTCTTCGTCACCACCGCCGCCATGCAGTTGGTGAACGTGTTTCCGTACGTCGCGCTCTTCGTGCTCGCCGTGTCGCTGATCGAGGCGTTCTTCATTCTGCCGGCCCATCTTTCGCACGAAGGGCGCTGGAGCATGGAGCCGTTGCGTACGCTGCAGGACCGCGTTTGCGTCTGGATAGACGCGATCCGCGACCGCACCGTCGTGCCGGCCGTGTCGTGGTCCGTGCGGCACATCTCGTCGACGCTCGCCGCCGGCGCCGCGCTGGTGCTCTTCTCCGTGTCGCTGCTGCTATCCGAGGCGGTTCGGGTGATCATCTTCGATGCGGAGATGGGCCCGCCCGGGAGCGTGCAGGTGGACCTGCATCTGCCGGCCGGCACACCGTTCGAGACCACCCTCGCCGCCGCCGAGCAGGTCGCCGACGCCGCCTACGCGATTAACGAGCAGCTTCCGGGAGAATCGATCAACGGCGTCAGCGTGCTCGCAGGCAACGCCCTGGCGTCGCGAACGGGCACGGACGAGTCCAACCGCAGCCACATGGCCGGCGTGCGGCTCCATCTCAACGAGCGGCCCACGCGTCAAGCGTCGCCCGTGGAAATCGAGCGGGCGTGGCGTCTGAACATCGGCGCACTTCCCGATCCGGAGAGAATGGTGTTCCAGACCACGCAGATCCGGATCGGGCCGACAGTCGCCTACGCGCTCAAGCACGACGACGCGGAAACGCTGGGAAGAGCGGCCGCCGAGTTGCGGTCGTTTCTGGCGACGGTGCCGGGCGTGTACGGCATCGCCGACAGCCTTTCGCGCGGCAAGCGTCACATCGAGATCGAGCTCACCCCGGCCGGCGAGGCGGCGGGACTGACGCCTGCTGCGATAGGGATGCAGTTACGCGCCAACTTCCACGGCGTGGAGGTCCAGCGCATACAGCGCGGCCACGAAGAGCTCAAGGTCATGGTGCGGTACCCGAGGGAGCGGCGGCGCAATCTGCGCGAGCTGACCGGCGAGCGCGTCCGCCGGGCCGGCGGCGGCGAGGTGCCGTTGTCGATGGTGGCGAACCTGACCGAGAACCGCCAACAGGCGACGTTGATGCGCATCGACGGCAACCGGGCCGCGACGGTGGAGGCGCGAGCGGACGCCGCGGTGATCACGCCCATCCAGGCCCGGCGGACGGTAGAGCGGGAGATCGTCCCGGCATTGCTCGCGCAGTACCCCGGCCTGACCATCGAGCCGGAGGGCGGGGTACGGAACGAGCGGGGCATGCTGGAAACGCTCGGGCTCCTGGTGCCGGTCGTGCTGATCGCCATGTACGCGCTCATGGCGGCCTTTCTGCGGAGCTACTGGAAGCCCCTCGTGGCCGTGGCCGGGTTCCCCGTTTCGTTCGCCGGCGCCATCCTGGCGCACTGGGCGCTCGGGTGGGATCTGAGCGCCATGTCGATACTCGGCCTGATCGCCGTCTTCGGAGTGGTCGTCAACGACGCGCTGGTGTTGCTGGACCGCTACAACGTGATTCGCCGCGAGAACGACATGCTGCCGGCCATCGCAGCGGCGGCCGCGGCGGCGAGGCACCGCTTCCGGGCAGTCTTCCTGACGAGCGCGACCACCATCCTGGGGCTGTCTCCCCTGCTCTACGAGCGTAGCGACGATCTGATCTTCCTCGTGCCGTTCGTGGTCAGCATGGTGGGCGGCCTGGTGCTGTCGGGCGCGTTCATTCTCTTCATCCTGCCGACGCTGGTGATGATGGCCGAAGGCGCCAGGGAGTAG